A stretch of DNA from Oryzomicrobium terrae:
CAACCTGCAGATTCAGGTCAAGAACAATGCGGTGATGCGCGTCCTTCCCCGTGAGAACGAGGAAGTGAACGAGTGTTGGATCTCCGACAAGGATCGTTTCTCCTACGAAGCCCTCAATTCCTCCGAGCGCCTCATCAAACCGATGGTGAAGCAGGGTGGCGAATGGAAGGAAGTGGACTGGAACGTGGCGCTCGACTATGTCGCACACGGCCTCAAGGACATCGCCCGTAATGCAGGTGGCGATGCCCTGGGCTTCCTGGTGTCGCCCCATGCCACCCTGGAAGAATTGGCCCTGGCGCGCAAGCTGGCCGATGGCCTGGGTTGCGGCAATATCGATTTTCGCCTGCGCCAGAACGATTTCTCCGCTGATGGCAAGGAAGCCGGCACCCCCTGGCTGGGCATGAAGCTGGCCGAACTGAACGAACTGGACGGGGCGCTGGTGGTCGGTAGCTTCCTGCGCAAGGATCACCCCCTGATCGCCCAGCGCCTCCGCCAGGCTGCCAAGCAGGGCACCCAGGTGTCCGTGCTGCACGTCGCCGGCGACGACAATCTGATCAAGCTGGCTGCGCAGCGCGTGGTGGCACCCTCCGACCTGGTCGCCGCTCTGGCTGCCGTGGTCAAGGCTGCCGCTGAAGCCAAGGGTATTGCCGTTCCTGCCGGCCTGGACGGCGTGGCGGTGTGCGATGGCGCCAAGGCTCTTGCCGCCACGCTGCTTGAGGGCGAGAAAAAAGCAATCTTCCTCGGCAACACGGCTCGCCAGCATCCCCAGGCCGTGCAACTGCAACTGCTGGCGCTGGAACTGGGCAAGCTCACCGGCGCCACCGTCGGTGTGCTCGGCGAAGCGGCCAACAGCGTCGGCGGCTATATCGCCGGCGCGAAGGCCAAACAGCTCAATGCCCGTCAGATGCTCGAACAGCCCCGTCAAGGCTATGTGCTGATCGGTGCCGAGCCCGAATACGATTTTGCCGATGCGCAGCGTACTCTGGCTGCCCTCAAGCAGGCCAAGCTGGTGGTCTTCATGTCTGCTTTCCAGCACGGTCCGGCCCTGCAGTACGCCGACGCCATGCTGCCGATCGCACCCTACACTGAAACCTCCGGCACCTTCGTCAATACCGAGGGTCGCGTGCAGAGCTTCAACGGCGTCGTGCGCCCCCTGGGCGATGCTCGTCCGGCCTGGAAGGTGCTGCGCGTGCTGGGCAACGTCCTGACTCTCCCGGGGTTCGACTACGAATCCTCCGAAGCGGTGCGCGATGAGGTGCTGGGCGGCGTGGCTGAGTTTGTTGCCGCCGACAAGCTCTCCAATGCCCTCAATGGCGTCGCCTTGGAGTTGTCTGCTGGCGAGAAACCTGCGCTGCAGCGGATCGCCGATGTACCCATCCACTTTGCCGACCCGATTGCCCGGCGTGCTCCGGCTCTGCAACAGACGGTCGACGGCAAGGTTCCGGCCGCTCGTGCTGCCGCGGCGACCCTGGCCAGTTTGGGCGTTGCCGCAGGGGATTCGGTAAAGGTCAAACAGGGTGACGGCGTGGCTGTCCTCGTGGCCCAGGCCGACGAAACCGTGCCCGTTGGTTGCTTGCGGGTGGCCGCGGCTCACCCCGCCACTGCCGGCCTGGGTAACCTGTGCGGTGCCATTTCCGTGGAGCGTGCGTAATGGAAGCGCTGACTCAATTCTTGCAAGGCGTGTTCGGCGCCAGCTTCCCCGGCGTCTGGGCGTTGCTCAAGATCGTCGTGATCCTGGTTCCGCTGATGCTCTGCGTGGCCTATCTGACTTACGCCGAGCGCAAGGTGATCGGTTTCATGCACGTGCGGATCGGCCCGAACCGGGTCGGTCCCCTCGGCTTGATCCAGCCGCTGGCGGATGCCGGCAAGCTGCTGCTCAAGGAAATCATCATCCCCTCCGGCGCGAACAAGACCCTGTTCCTGCTGGCGCCGATGCTTTCGATCATGCCGGCATTGGCGGCGTGGGCGGTGATTCCCTTTGTCGATGGCACCGTGCTGGCCAATATCGACGCGGGCCTGCTCTACGTGATGGCGATCACGTCCCTCGGTGTGTACGGCATCATCCTGGCCGGTTGGGCCTCCAACTCGAAGTACGCCTTCCTCGGCGCCCTACGTTCCGCGGCCCAGATGGTGTCCTACGAAATTGCCATGGGCTTTGCCCTGGTCACCGTGCTGCTGGTATCCCAGAGCCTCAACCTGACCGATATCGTCAAGGTTCAGGAAAAGGGCGTGTTCGCCGACATGGGGCTTGGTTTCCTCTCCTGGAACTGGCTGCCGCTGCTGCCGATGTTCGTGGTGTACATGATCGCCGGCGTGGCTGAGACCAACCGGGCTCCGTTTGACGTGGCCGAAGGTGAATCGGAAATCGTTGCCGGCTTCCACGTCGAATACTCGGGCATGGCCTTCGCGGTGTTCTTCCTTGCCGAATACGCCAACATGATCCTGGTGTCGGCCTTGACCGCCATCATGTTCCTCGGTGGCTGGCTGTCGCCGGTGGCCTTCCTGCCGGATGGCTTCTTCTGGCTGGCGGTAAAGATTGCGTTCATCCTGCTGTTCTTCCTGTGGTTCCGGGCGACGTTCCCCCGCTATCGCTACGACCAGATCATGCGTCTTGGCTGGAAGGTGTTCATTCCGCT
This window harbors:
- the nuoG gene encoding NADH-quinone oxidoreductase subunit NuoG; this encodes MLEIEIDGKKVEVPDGSTIMDAAHQVGAYIPHFCYHKKLSIAANCRMCLVQVEKAPKPLPACATPVTNGMKVFTHSDLAVKAQKGVMEFLLINHPLDCPICDQGGECQLQDLSVGYGGVKSRYTEEKRVVFHKNVGPLISMEEMSRCIHCTRCVRFGQEIAGVMELGMANRTMYSEITAFVGKTVDSELSGNMIDLCPVGALTSKPFRYAARTWELQRRKSVSPHDSVGANLQIQVKNNAVMRVLPRENEEVNECWISDKDRFSYEALNSSERLIKPMVKQGGEWKEVDWNVALDYVAHGLKDIARNAGGDALGFLVSPHATLEELALARKLADGLGCGNIDFRLRQNDFSADGKEAGTPWLGMKLAELNELDGALVVGSFLRKDHPLIAQRLRQAAKQGTQVSVLHVAGDDNLIKLAAQRVVAPSDLVAALAAVVKAAAEAKGIAVPAGLDGVAVCDGAKALAATLLEGEKKAIFLGNTARQHPQAVQLQLLALELGKLTGATVGVLGEAANSVGGYIAGAKAKQLNARQMLEQPRQGYVLIGAEPEYDFADAQRTLAALKQAKLVVFMSAFQHGPALQYADAMLPIAPYTETSGTFVNTEGRVQSFNGVVRPLGDARPAWKVLRVLGNVLTLPGFDYESSEAVRDEVLGGVAEFVAADKLSNALNGVALELSAGEKPALQRIADVPIHFADPIARRAPALQQTVDGKVPAARAAAATLASLGVAAGDSVKVKQGDGVAVLVAQADETVPVGCLRVAAAHPATAGLGNLCGAISVERA
- the nuoH gene encoding NADH-quinone oxidoreductase subunit NuoH, translating into MEALTQFLQGVFGASFPGVWALLKIVVILVPLMLCVAYLTYAERKVIGFMHVRIGPNRVGPLGLIQPLADAGKLLLKEIIIPSGANKTLFLLAPMLSIMPALAAWAVIPFVDGTVLANIDAGLLYVMAITSLGVYGIILAGWASNSKYAFLGALRSAAQMVSYEIAMGFALVTVLLVSQSLNLTDIVKVQEKGVFADMGLGFLSWNWLPLLPMFVVYMIAGVAETNRAPFDVAEGESEIVAGFHVEYSGMAFAVFFLAEYANMILVSALTAIMFLGGWLSPVAFLPDGFFWLAVKIAFILLFFLWFRATFPRYRYDQIMRLGWKVFIPLTIIWLVVVSGWMVSPWNIWK